A stretch of DNA from Sphingobacteriaceae bacterium:
GATGCCCACCAGCACCGGGCCCAAGGCCACCCGGACGTGGAACCAGGAGCGGGCCTCCAGGCCGCCGGAAAGCCAGAACATCATCTCCCGCAGGACGTGGAGATTGTCCACCATCAGGGCCACCACCAGGCTGAGGACACCGTTGAGGAAGATGCTGATGATCATGCCCGACAGGAGCAGGTCGGTCACGGTGCCCCGGCCCAGGCGGTGGGCCACCCAGTAGACCGTCAGGGCGGCCCCCAGGGCCCCGCCGAAGGCCAGGGTGGGCAGCCAGCCGTACCAGACGTTGACCAGCCCCGTGGCCAGGGCCAAAACCCCGCCCAAGGCCCCGCCGGCGCTGACGCCGATGATGCCCGGGTCGGCCATGGGGTTGCGGAACAGGCTCTGCATGGCGGCCCCCGAGGTGCCCAGGGCGGCCCCCACCAGGGCGGCGGCCGTCAGGCGGGGCAG
This window harbors:
- a CDS encoding iron chelate uptake ABC transporter family permease subunit: LPRLTAAALVGAALGTSGAAMQSLFRNPMADPGIIGVSAGGALGGVLALATGLVNVWYGWLPTLAFGGALGAALTVYWVAHRLGRGTVTDLLLSGMIISIFLNGVLSLVVALMVDNLHVLREMMFWLSGGLEARSWFHVRVALGPVLVGIVLMISQGKSFNILLLSDEEAHTLGVRTAAVRRIALLAASLATGAAVAISGIVGFVGLIVPHLVRLAAGPDNRIVLPASALGGGAFLVLADTLARVLVEPAELRVGIITACLGAPFFLWLLAKERRRTQVSILEG